The following are encoded together in the Flavihumibacter fluvii genome:
- a CDS encoding YkgJ family cysteine cluster protein, whose protein sequence is MKYNIQTDLSFIANDAEHKRSENEVFRDYLKLIPDDLDVVVQEINAKIETLVDCTLCGNCCRSLMINVTAEEADHLAKRLGKPLPQVKQEFLEESTGGQLVINTIPCHFLADNKCTIYADRFSDCKAFPHLDKPGFRQRIFGTLMHFGRCPIIYNVMEELKLRTNFTPVHNTL, encoded by the coding sequence ATGAAGTATAATATCCAGACCGACCTTTCTTTTATTGCCAATGATGCTGAACATAAAAGGTCTGAGAATGAAGTTTTCAGGGATTATTTAAAACTAATTCCAGATGACCTTGACGTAGTTGTACAGGAAATTAATGCAAAGATTGAAACGCTGGTGGATTGCACGCTCTGTGGTAATTGTTGCCGGAGCCTGATGATCAATGTTACCGCCGAAGAGGCCGACCATTTGGCTAAAAGGCTGGGGAAACCCCTGCCTCAGGTTAAGCAGGAATTCCTCGAGGAAAGTACGGGTGGGCAACTGGTCATCAATACCATTCCCTGCCATTTCCTTGCCGATAATAAATGCACCATTTATGCGGACCGTTTTTCGGATTGCAAGGCATTTCCGCACCTGGACAAGCCAGGTTTCAGGCAACGCATCTTTGGCACATTAATGCATTTCGGTCGCTGCCCAATAATTTATAATGTGATGGAAGAGTTGAAGTTACGTACTAACTTTACACCAGTACATAATACCCTTTAG
- a CDS encoding tRNA threonylcarbamoyladenosine dehydratase: MNRQFNEIAALIPENMVPYWLSRTELLLGDAPVELGMAKHVLVVGLGGVGGICAEMVARAGIGEMTIIDGDKVDLSNCNRQIPALHSTEKRMKTEVMAERLRDINPLLKLHIKTEFIEAERIREILVKGSYDYVVDCIDTLSPKVLLMKNCVELGIPIVSALGAGGKVDPSRVRIAEIEDTHECNLARYVRKRLHKFGIRKGITVVFSPEKVDPERVIETEKAFPKKSLIGTISYMPAIVGCMCASVVIRSLYGIAIATE; the protein is encoded by the coding sequence ATGAATCGGCAATTTAACGAAATTGCAGCCTTAATACCCGAAAATATGGTGCCTTATTGGTTGTCAAGAACTGAATTATTATTGGGGGATGCCCCGGTTGAACTGGGAATGGCGAAACATGTACTAGTGGTGGGCCTGGGTGGTGTAGGTGGTATTTGTGCCGAGATGGTTGCCCGGGCCGGGATAGGGGAGATGACGATCATTGATGGTGATAAGGTTGACCTTAGTAATTGTAACCGCCAGATCCCTGCATTGCATTCCACAGAAAAGCGCATGAAAACAGAGGTAATGGCTGAGAGGCTACGGGATATAAATCCGCTTTTAAAGCTCCACATCAAGACCGAGTTTATTGAAGCCGAAAGGATCAGGGAAATATTGGTCAAAGGCAGTTACGATTATGTGGTAGATTGTATAGATACCCTCTCACCTAAAGTGCTGCTGATGAAGAATTGCGTGGAACTGGGCATTCCCATTGTCAGTGCATTGGGGGCTGGTGGCAAGGTCGATCCTTCGCGGGTAAGAATTGCTGAAATCGAGGACACTCATGAGTGTAACCTGGCCCGCTATGTTCGCAAACGCCTGCATAAATTCGGGATCCGGAAAGGGATCACCGTGGTATTCTCGCCTGAAAAAGTTGACCCGGAAAGAGTGATCGAAACTGAAAAAGCATTCCCAAAGAAATCACTCATCGGTACTATATCTTATATGCCGGCAATTGTTGGTTGTATGTGCGCTAGTGTGGTGATCAGGTCGCTCTATGGAATTGCAATTGCTACTGAATAG
- a CDS encoding DUF1835 domain-containing protein, whose protein sequence is MIHIVFNEADIPVLQQAISLDESLQGEVVVIRDDYAVGPLDHTYAGEGREARLNWWREVLAGGDYEGKTDTGEVDDFKTVAELVGTLRRNPEETIWIWAAQNKHDVSGYYWLLHFMKEFQGRVFILYLNNLPFLSEKGQLFYPIWLHSIPPKEFLKAKKLARPITLSEFEVDPDEWIRLCQEKKLVRILEGGKKLSQHDADFYDIDLAKFITVDWQKASKIINQFQHKNKHTTGDAFLLWRLKKLISDGGFDTQGEIRNMKDFEIKLKSQHQAETA, encoded by the coding sequence ATGATTCACATCGTTTTCAATGAAGCAGATATACCTGTATTGCAGCAGGCAATATCACTGGACGAAAGCCTGCAGGGAGAAGTAGTTGTCATAAGGGATGATTATGCCGTTGGTCCGCTGGATCATACGTACGCCGGCGAAGGTCGCGAGGCAAGATTGAACTGGTGGCGTGAAGTGCTGGCCGGTGGGGACTATGAAGGGAAAACAGATACCGGTGAGGTCGATGATTTTAAAACAGTAGCTGAATTGGTGGGAACCCTTCGCCGTAACCCTGAGGAAACTATCTGGATATGGGCAGCGCAGAACAAACATGATGTTTCCGGCTATTACTGGTTGTTGCATTTTATGAAAGAATTCCAGGGCCGGGTGTTTATTCTATACCTGAATAACCTGCCTTTCCTGAGTGAGAAAGGACAATTATTTTATCCAATTTGGTTACACAGCATCCCACCAAAAGAATTCCTGAAAGCTAAAAAACTGGCCCGGCCCATTACGCTGAGCGAATTTGAAGTAGATCCGGACGAATGGATAAGGTTATGCCAGGAGAAAAAACTGGTACGGATACTGGAAGGTGGTAAAAAGTTATCGCAACACGATGCTGATTTTTATGATATAGACCTGGCAAAGTTTATTACCGTCGACTGGCAGAAAGCCAGTAAAATTATAAACCAGTTCCAGCACAAGAACAAACATACTACCGGAGATGCCTTTCTGTTATGGCGCCTGAAAAAACTGATCAGCGATGGTGGCTTCGATACACAGGGAGAGATCAGGAATATGAAAGACTTTGAGATCAAATTAAAAAGTCAACACCAAGCAGAAACTGCCTAA
- the gloA2 gene encoding SMU1112c/YaeR family gloxylase I-like metalloprotein translates to MIRSVHHIAIIAGDYQRSKTFYTEVLQLDIMREVYRSERDSYKLDLALNGHYIIELFSFPEAPERPSRPEAQGLRHLAFAVDDLDSTISAIAAKGVELEPVRIDPHTGKRFTFFSDPDGLPLELYEL, encoded by the coding sequence ATGATCAGGTCAGTACACCATATTGCCATTATCGCCGGTGATTACCAGCGCAGCAAAACTTTTTATACGGAAGTGTTGCAATTGGATATCATGCGGGAAGTTTATCGTTCGGAAAGGGATTCCTATAAATTGGACCTGGCGCTCAATGGACATTATATCATTGAATTGTTTTCATTCCCTGAAGCGCCCGAACGGCCGTCCAGGCCTGAAGCACAAGGTCTGCGGCACCTTGCATTTGCGGTAGATGACCTTGACAGCACCATTTCAGCAATTGCCGCAAAAGGGGTGGAGCTTGAACCAGTAAGAATTGATCCACATACCGGAAAACGATTTACATTTTTTAGTGATCCGGATGGATTACCATTAGAATTATACGAATTATAA
- a CDS encoding DNA topoisomerase IV subunit B: MAEINKAGFEYTEDSIRSLDWREHIRLRPGMYIGKLGDGSSADDGIYVLLKEVIDNCIDEHTMGYGKQIELNIKDRTVSIRDYGRGIPLGKVVDVVSKINTGAKYDSKAFQKSVGLNGVGTKAVNALSHYFKVTAFRDGKEKTADFERGVLVKEYKETASKESNGTLVNFIPDDTVFRNFHFQEEYIENLLWNYCYLNAGLIILFNGKKFVSKNGLLDLLQRRTNEDELRYPIIHLQGNDIELAITHNNDYGEELFSFVNGQFTTQGGTHQQAFREAYVKVIRDYYKKDYEASDIRASITAAISVRVVEPVFESQTKTKLGSQYVEEGGQSMKAFVYEFLAKELDNYLHKNTATAEALKKRIEQSERERKELAGIKKLANERAKKANLHNKKLRDCRFHYNEEPVGKDKELTAQKQRESTIFITEGDSASGSITKARNVETQAVFSLRGKPLNCFGLTKKVVYENEEFNLLQHALNVEDGIESLRYNNVVIATDADVDGMHIRLLLMTFFLQFFPDLVKNGHVFILETPLFRVRNKQETIYCYDDNERKAAIKKLGTKPEITRFKGLGEISPDEFARFIGVDMRKQPVLVMPETHIQQLLEYYMGKNTPQRQDFIIDNLKVELDLVEEGNGL, from the coding sequence ATGGCAGAGATTAACAAAGCAGGATTTGAGTATACCGAAGATTCCATCAGGAGCCTCGACTGGCGGGAGCATATCCGCCTGCGCCCCGGCATGTATATTGGGAAACTGGGCGATGGCAGCAGTGCCGACGATGGTATTTATGTATTGCTGAAGGAAGTGATCGATAACTGTATCGATGAGCACACCATGGGGTATGGTAAACAAATTGAACTCAATATTAAAGACCGTACAGTATCCATCCGCGACTATGGCCGTGGCATTCCATTAGGCAAAGTAGTAGATGTGGTCAGTAAAATTAATACCGGTGCAAAATATGATAGTAAGGCTTTCCAGAAAAGTGTGGGACTGAATGGAGTAGGTACCAAGGCTGTAAACGCCCTCAGCCATTATTTCAAAGTAACCGCTTTCAGGGATGGCAAGGAAAAGACCGCTGATTTTGAAAGGGGTGTTCTGGTGAAGGAATACAAAGAAACGGCCTCCAAAGAAAGCAATGGCACCCTGGTCAATTTCATTCCTGATGACACCGTGTTCAGGAATTTTCACTTCCAGGAAGAATATATCGAGAACCTGCTGTGGAATTATTGTTACCTGAATGCAGGACTTATCATCTTGTTCAACGGAAAAAAGTTTGTCAGTAAGAACGGTTTGTTGGACCTGTTGCAACGCAGGACCAATGAAGATGAATTGCGCTATCCCATCATACACTTGCAAGGTAACGATATAGAACTGGCCATTACCCATAACAATGATTATGGCGAAGAGTTGTTCAGTTTTGTGAATGGACAGTTCACCACCCAGGGCGGAACGCACCAGCAGGCATTCCGTGAGGCCTATGTGAAGGTAATCCGTGACTATTATAAAAAGGACTATGAAGCTTCCGATATCAGGGCAAGCATAACGGCTGCCATTTCCGTGCGGGTTGTAGAACCTGTATTTGAATCGCAGACCAAAACAAAGCTGGGTTCCCAGTATGTGGAAGAAGGTGGACAGAGCATGAAGGCCTTTGTCTATGAATTCCTTGCCAAGGAACTGGACAATTACCTCCATAAGAATACAGCCACGGCTGAAGCCTTGAAAAAACGGATAGAGCAAAGTGAGCGGGAAAGAAAAGAGCTGGCAGGTATCAAAAAACTGGCCAATGAAAGAGCCAAGAAAGCTAACCTGCACAATAAAAAGCTTCGTGATTGTCGCTTCCATTATAATGAAGAGCCGGTGGGAAAAGACAAGGAACTGACCGCACAGAAACAACGCGAGAGCACCATCTTCATTACAGAAGGGGACTCGGCCAGCGGATCCATTACCAAGGCCAGGAATGTTGAAACACAGGCCGTTTTCAGTTTGCGTGGTAAGCCACTCAACTGCTTTGGTCTCACCAAAAAAGTGGTGTATGAAAATGAAGAATTCAACCTTTTACAACACGCCCTTAATGTGGAAGATGGCATTGAAAGCCTCCGATATAATAATGTGGTAATTGCCACTGATGCCGATGTGGACGGCATGCACATTCGATTGCTGCTGATGACTTTTTTCCTGCAGTTCTTCCCCGACCTGGTGAAGAACGGGCATGTTTTTATCCTGGAAACACCACTTTTCAGGGTGCGTAATAAGCAGGAGACCATATATTGTTATGATGATAACGAACGCAAGGCGGCCATAAAAAAACTGGGTACCAAACCTGAAATCACGCGATTCAAGGGTTTGGGTGAGATTTCCCCTGATGAATTTGCACGTTTTATTGGCGTGGATATGCGCAAGCAACCTGTTTTGGTCATGCCTGAAACGCATATCCAGCAATTGCTGGAATACTATATGGGCAAAAATACCCCGCAACGGCAGGACTTTATTATTGATAACCTGAAAGTGGAACTTGACCTGGTCGAGGAAGGAAATGGGCTATAG
- the dnaG gene encoding DNA primase, with translation MPIHPFRLITQATIQQILSRIDIIDVVGSFVKLKKRGMNYLGLCPFHNEKSPSFTVSPNKEIYKCFGCGKSGNTISFIMEHEKYSYVEALKWLANRYNVEVEETEVSAEVRAQQQVADSLYILNSFAQQYFSRVLFEDEEGQDIGLSYLKERGFSESILQKFQVGYCKESRNAFVQEAVAKQYNRDLLVKSGLAANRNEELVDNYRGRIIFPVHNTTGKVIGFGARIIKKNDKAPKYINTPENEIYIKSRILYGMYFARQVIDKFDECLLVEGYTDVVSLHQAGIENVVASGGTSLTTDQIRLVRKYTNNLTIIYDGDSAGIKAALRGLDMALEEGLNVKLVLIPDKEDPDSYVNKVGADAFREFIATNKKDFILFQLEVALKDAAGDSQKKATVVNQIAETLAKINKAEDFTRQQDYIRQCAQLLNIEENGLNNLVNKFIRERVSKQEAKWQADFTEADNEMPPPLEYDAGSDEGFQLLIKDELQERAVVKALIEFGGKPWDETSKVADHIFNELAENDLFDNSQLLDVINTYKLWYDAGLEPTAKNFFYHENQALSTVVVSLLEFPYEVSEKWRNKFQMPVSSREESYKEEVLATLGYLKLRKIKRMMMENQADLGKPHSADEQLTLLQTHQALKQMEREILLHYGTVIMR, from the coding sequence TTGCCGATTCATCCGTTCAGATTGATCACCCAGGCCACCATACAACAGATCCTTAGCCGCATTGATATAATTGATGTAGTAGGCAGCTTCGTAAAGCTGAAGAAAAGGGGTATGAATTACCTGGGCCTCTGCCCATTCCACAATGAGAAGTCGCCAAGTTTCACCGTCTCGCCCAATAAAGAAATCTACAAATGTTTTGGTTGCGGTAAAAGTGGCAATACCATTAGTTTCATTATGGAGCACGAAAAGTACTCCTATGTTGAAGCGCTGAAATGGCTGGCAAACAGGTACAATGTTGAAGTGGAAGAAACCGAGGTGAGTGCTGAGGTACGTGCACAGCAACAGGTCGCCGACAGCCTATATATACTTAATAGTTTTGCCCAGCAATATTTCTCACGAGTGTTGTTTGAAGATGAAGAAGGCCAGGATATTGGCTTAAGTTATTTAAAGGAAAGGGGATTTTCAGAATCCATCCTGCAAAAATTCCAGGTGGGCTATTGTAAGGAGTCTCGTAATGCCTTTGTTCAAGAAGCTGTTGCAAAACAATATAACCGTGATTTGTTGGTAAAATCAGGGTTGGCTGCCAACCGCAATGAAGAATTAGTTGATAATTATCGCGGTCGAATCATCTTTCCCGTGCACAACACAACTGGAAAAGTGATTGGGTTTGGTGCAAGGATCATCAAGAAAAATGATAAGGCACCCAAATACATCAATACACCCGAGAATGAGATCTATATCAAGAGCCGTATTCTTTATGGCATGTATTTCGCCAGGCAGGTGATCGATAAATTTGATGAATGCTTACTAGTGGAAGGGTATACTGATGTAGTATCCTTGCACCAGGCTGGAATTGAAAATGTAGTGGCCAGTGGTGGTACTTCCCTGACCACCGACCAGATCCGCCTGGTGCGGAAATACACTAATAACCTTACGATCATTTATGATGGCGACAGCGCGGGTATCAAAGCCGCCTTGCGCGGATTGGACATGGCTTTAGAGGAAGGACTGAATGTGAAGCTAGTCTTGATTCCCGATAAGGAAGATCCGGATAGTTATGTGAACAAGGTAGGTGCCGATGCCTTCCGCGAATTCATTGCTACCAATAAGAAGGATTTCATCCTCTTCCAGTTGGAAGTGGCACTAAAAGATGCCGCCGGTGATAGCCAGAAAAAAGCAACAGTAGTCAACCAGATCGCTGAAACACTCGCCAAAATCAATAAGGCTGAGGATTTCACCCGGCAGCAGGATTATATCCGCCAATGTGCGCAATTACTCAATATTGAAGAAAACGGCCTGAATAACCTGGTGAATAAATTCATCCGGGAAAGGGTTTCAAAGCAGGAAGCGAAATGGCAGGCCGATTTTACTGAAGCGGATAACGAGATGCCACCACCATTGGAATATGATGCCGGAAGTGATGAAGGCTTTCAATTGCTTATTAAGGATGAATTACAGGAAAGGGCAGTTGTAAAGGCCCTGATCGAATTCGGAGGTAAACCCTGGGATGAGACTTCTAAAGTTGCAGACCATATTTTTAATGAACTTGCTGAAAACGACCTGTTTGATAATTCGCAGCTGCTGGATGTGATCAATACCTATAAGTTGTGGTATGATGCCGGACTGGAACCCACAGCGAAGAATTTTTTCTATCACGAGAACCAGGCATTAAGTACTGTGGTGGTCTCCTTATTAGAATTTCCTTATGAGGTTAGTGAGAAGTGGCGGAACAAATTCCAGATGCCCGTTAGTTCCCGCGAAGAAAGTTATAAGGAAGAAGTATTGGCCACCCTGGGTTATCTGAAACTACGCAAGATAAAGCGCATGATGATGGAAAACCAGGCCGACCTTGGTAAACCCCATTCGGCCGATGAACAGCTTACGCTTTTACAAACCCACCAGGCATTGAAGCAAATGGAAAGGGAAATACTACTCCACTATGGAACGGTTATTATGCGCTAA
- a CDS encoding thioredoxin domain-containing protein, with translation MKKICTLISMVILVMSCRLSGQSNFQLSPEAFEQKARETGVQILDVRTPEEFKSGYIAGALQANWYEPKEFADRTQHLDPKKPILIYCASGVRSGEAAKMLRTKGFTVYELTGGLNKYKKEGRAIVTDQPVKQLSEADFEKLTTSSSTVLVDFGAAWCPPCRKMEPVLAELQQELPNQFALQKLDGGVQIDLMKSLNVDALPHFLVYKNGVKTWEKQGIVSLDELKKAIQ, from the coding sequence ATGAAAAAAATTTGCACCCTCATATCAATGGTTATCCTGGTGATGAGTTGCCGATTATCCGGACAATCCAATTTCCAATTGAGTCCTGAAGCTTTTGAACAAAAGGCCCGTGAAACAGGTGTCCAGATCCTGGATGTTCGTACTCCCGAAGAATTTAAGAGCGGTTATATCGCCGGTGCCTTGCAGGCTAATTGGTATGAACCCAAAGAATTTGCTGACCGAACCCAACACCTGGATCCCAAAAAGCCTATTCTCATTTATTGCGCCAGCGGTGTGCGCAGTGGTGAAGCCGCAAAAATGTTGCGGACTAAAGGTTTTACCGTGTATGAGTTAACCGGTGGATTAAATAAATATAAAAAGGAAGGCCGCGCAATTGTGACTGACCAGCCGGTAAAACAATTATCCGAAGCTGATTTTGAAAAGTTGACAACTTCCTCTTCAACAGTTTTGGTAGATTTTGGTGCAGCCTGGTGTCCGCCCTGTCGCAAAATGGAACCAGTATTGGCTGAATTGCAGCAAGAATTGCCCAACCAATTTGCTTTGCAAAAATTAGATGGTGGCGTTCAAATAGATTTAATGAAATCCCTGAACGTAGATGCCCTGCCCCATTTCCTGGTTTATAAAAATGGTGTCAAAACCTGGGAAAAACAAGGTATTGTGAGCCTGGACGAATTGAAAAAAGCTATTCAGTAG
- a CDS encoding serine hydrolase, with amino-acid sequence MRRYIILLIVFLNASLSNAQTKKQKLEELLGSYARQEKFNGSVLVAINGEVLLDKGYGWQDIVAATANTPQTQYQVGSVTKQFTTAVIMKLQEQGKLKVTDKLSKYFPDYPKGDSITIEQLMTHTSGIYNYTNDENFMKNEVTKPHNQDEIIALFKNKPLDFSPGKNWSYSNSGYCLLGYIIEKVTGKPYEKNVREIIFQPTEMSSSGFDFTHLNGASKATGYLQYSGKTSPLAPIVDSSVSFSAGAIYSTTNDLYKWTKAVMAQKIIRPESWKSSLTPKLHNYGYGWAVDSLEGQLSFQHGGGIHGFNSNLVILPDQKISIVLLSNVNTPMLGEITKSLADILLDKPYTLPGERKAIDVAEKTLQELVGEYKFTPDFIITTTVENGKIYAQATNQPKFELFCEKPDLYFLKVVEAQLEFKRDATGKVDQLILHQGGKDLPAKKTK; translated from the coding sequence ATGAGAAGATATATTATACTGCTAATCGTATTTCTGAATGCTTCATTGTCAAACGCTCAGACCAAAAAACAGAAACTGGAAGAATTGCTGGGTAGTTATGCCAGACAGGAAAAGTTCAACGGATCAGTTTTAGTGGCCATAAATGGGGAAGTGTTGCTGGATAAAGGTTATGGCTGGCAGGATATTGTTGCTGCCACTGCCAATACGCCACAGACGCAATACCAGGTTGGCTCAGTGACCAAGCAGTTTACCACTGCAGTCATCATGAAATTGCAGGAACAAGGCAAATTGAAGGTAACCGATAAACTGTCTAAATATTTTCCTGATTATCCAAAAGGCGATAGTATCACAATTGAACAATTAATGACGCATACATCAGGTATATATAATTATACAAATGATGAGAATTTCATGAAAAATGAAGTCACCAAGCCTCATAATCAGGATGAGATTATTGCTTTGTTTAAAAACAAACCACTAGACTTCTCACCCGGGAAAAACTGGAGTTACAGTAATTCCGGGTATTGCCTCCTGGGTTATATTATTGAAAAAGTTACAGGAAAACCTTATGAGAAAAATGTCAGGGAAATTATTTTCCAGCCCACAGAAATGAGTAGTTCAGGGTTTGATTTTACCCATCTGAATGGTGCCAGCAAAGCGACCGGTTATTTACAATATTCAGGTAAGACTTCTCCGTTGGCGCCAATAGTAGATTCAAGTGTTTCCTTTTCAGCGGGGGCAATTTACTCTACAACGAACGATCTTTACAAATGGACAAAGGCTGTAATGGCCCAAAAAATCATCCGGCCTGAATCCTGGAAAAGCAGCTTAACCCCTAAACTGCATAATTATGGCTATGGCTGGGCTGTGGACAGCCTGGAAGGCCAGCTATCTTTTCAACATGGTGGCGGTATTCATGGCTTCAATTCCAACCTGGTCATCCTGCCGGACCAGAAAATTTCCATCGTCCTCTTAAGTAATGTGAATACCCCAATGCTGGGGGAGATCACCAAGAGTTTAGCCGACATTCTTTTAGATAAGCCTTATACATTACCAGGAGAAAGAAAAGCCATTGATGTTGCCGAAAAAACTTTACAGGAATTGGTTGGTGAGTATAAGTTTACACCTGATTTTATAATAACAACCACAGTTGAAAACGGAAAGATATATGCCCAGGCTACCAACCAGCCTAAATTTGAACTCTTTTGTGAGAAACCTGATTTATACTTCCTGAAAGTGGTTGAAGCCCAACTGGAATTCAAACGCGACGCAACAGGCAAGGTGGACCAGCTTATTTTACACCAGGGAGGAAAGGATCTGCCAGCAAAAAAAACTAAATGA